Genomic segment of Hydractinia symbiolongicarpus strain clone_291-10 chromosome 5, HSymV2.1, whole genome shotgun sequence:
ATATTGGTCCAGAACGAATGATCTCGGCACACTTTTCGACAATGATGTTAGCTTCAACATTCGAGAAAATCTTTTCCTTCCCAGAAACTGTATTTACATAATCATTATCTTCACTTTCTTCGTCAACATCTTCGTTTTTACCATGATGCTTATCTActatatcaaaaacaaaattgtgtttTCGCAACAAGAGCATACCACACACTATTAAGCCTTAACTAGAATTGTGAATTTCaccaaaaaattgcatttcgcgAGTTTCTGCCTGTGAAAGCTTCAgcgcttttttcaaaatcaattaAACTAGCAAGTAGCACAACACAAACATACCTCCTTTTGACACAGATTGTTTGTATTCAGTTGCAATAGAGGAGCATGAGTTGTCAACAGCATCATTACCATCTATTAAAAGATAGGAAatgaattcttttaaatttaataaaaaaacaggcacaattttcattaaaaactttatatttatactaacgtaaaacaaataaaagtcaCCAATACAACatataagaagaaaaatgcgaTAGTTTTAAATACCTTTCTCCTCTTCCGTGACTCCATAGCGCCAGTAGCTTCTCAATTTATCTAAAATCTGCCGATCAGACAAATGAATAAGATGGATAAACGTTTCACGTAGATTACGTACATCGCCAATTCTGACAGCTTTCGCAGTCAAAAACTGCTTAAATAGAGTCTCCAACTCCCCGACTTCGGCATCAGTccacgttttctttttttcgtaaatatttgttttgccaCGTTTGTTGAAAGTTTCCTCCAAAGCAGCTGTACCCTTAAGGGCATACTTTTCCTTTTCTATCAAACGGTAGTATTTTTTGGAGGTGCTCTCAGAGTGCGTCAACAGGCTAGCAACATATGAAGCTTCACTTGGATTTTTATCTTCAATGATGGTGGATCCAGACTTTCGAAATATATTTGAAGTGATGTTTTTCCTCACTGGCGGATCGTTTTCACCATAAACACCGGACCTTTTCCAAGTGCTATTAATTTGTTTCGATATTGCTCCAGATTCTAACATCTTGCCATTAtatgaaacaaaaacattttcaaggtCACTGTGTATCTGACTGCGAATTGAATCGATAAAAATTAAGAGCTGTTGGTACAAGGTTTCGCTCGTACACAGATTAACAGGACCGTGTTTCCTAAATGTCTTGTGACGTTTTActttaataatatattttccATCACGAAATACAGCAGCCTTCACCTCATCGATGGTCATGTTGCTAGGTACGCCAGACCTCTGACAACTAATTATAGTTATTTCCGTTATGAGAAAATCCCGTATACACGCATATTCTTGACGAGATAAGGTCTTTTCTCGGTAAGGGCTACAAAAATCTTTAATTATTGAAATAGCCTCTTTTGCACTGGCTGACTCCTCATACCGTTGGATCTGCTCAGGCGTGATAAGCACTTGTTGCTCCTCCATCTGTCTCTCAAGCTGCTGTATCTCTACCGTTCCATTATAAGATTTGCTCCATCGAGATACACTAACTTTCATCCTTAAAATCATATCTGGTGTTATTCCAGGTAGATGGATCTCCTCAGTAAGGAGAAAGTCATAGAAGTGTGACAGTGACAAAAGATACCGTTTAATGGTTAAAGCTTTGTATTCCTTTGTCTTTTCGGCATACGTTGTCAAAAAGGTGTCgcgaattttatattttctgactAAATCACTGGGATTTGAGGAATCCAAAGCTGCCAAAATATCTCTCAATTGCTGCTTTGACTGGATAGCACTCTTTTGGCAACTCTTCCCTCCATCAACTGAAATTTTATATGTCACAAACCTCTCTAAAATTTCAGCAGAGTCAACCACTTCGTCATCTTCCATGTCACTATCCGAATCTGTTACTTCGGATGTTTCCTGCGGAAGAGCATCAGTGGCGACATGCTTGGCAGGGATGGATGTCACATGTGTATCTCCGTTGTTTGATGCAACGTCACACACCCTGGCTAATTTCAACATACTATAATAGTAAGGTCCTTTTGATAGTTTGTGGACGTCTTGAAGGTGCAAActcattcttttgtttctagAGTGACAACCTAAAATCGGGCATTTTCTTAACTTGTGGTAGTTCttgaatgttttctttttttctccatTGAccgttatttttttttcacaatttcctTTTTTAACACCTGGTTTCCTCAATCCGTATATGCCAACGCAATATTTTGCCTTACTCTGGGGCCAATAGTGTACTTCTATCATGTGCCGAGATAAATTTGTAACACAACTATCACATGACTGTAATGGACATTTTTTGCGGTTTCTATGAAACAATTCAAACAATTAAATTAACATAGTTTGAGACTGCAAGAAAACAGTGGGAAACAGAAATTTCTTCTTAGTATTTTAATTGCAATATGTCTTGCAAGAGTTGAATTTCGCAAGAATATATTACATTTAAACTAAGATTTTCGGCAGAATGAAGCTTTTGCAGAATATTTTTGTTGGCATTTCTGGTttagctaattttttttctcttttacattcaaataataatttgaatacatttaaaatataattcgAATAAAGGAGATAGGAGAAACAAAAATCTACATGTTGTAAATAGTATATGGCAGTAAAAATCATACTTTTCGATAGGTAAGCTTGTAGAGTCAGTTGAAAGTTGGTTCTCGAGCTCTGAAATTTTCTTCTTCAACCTGATATTTTCTCTCATCAACATACTATTGCAAGGATAAAAGAATCTAAAATTAGTAACAGTTAAAGCTGCAGACTCTTTCTTATATGCGCAACTTCAATTCTTAATTTAATCTTAAATTAGTTGGCTTATACAGCAATTTCAgtacatattaaaaaagaaatgaacaTACCTTTCTAAACTATTTGACGTAGACGATGTTtcaacctgaaacaaacaataTCAAAACCTGATTATAGACCCGACAATAAAAGGTAATGCAGCATGGAGAAAGAATTGATTTAATAGCATACCATATTATTTTTGGCAGATGGATTGTTTTCTTCTACTAATTCATGATCACTAACAGGTGCTTCTGGAACATCTTCAGCtgcttattaaaaacaaaatacattgTTGTGAACTATAATTCAATTTAGAAATACATTTTTCATGAAAACCTAACAGCCACAATACCTTTTTCATTTTCCTCAACTTCACCACCACGTGCCAAAATCTTTTCTGCCTGAAACAAGGATGTACATAGCATTCAGTAGGTAAGAAAAGTATTAATGTACTTTTATACATTAGCCTATCACATACATGCATATATAAACAATGTCCATAAACTTACCTTAGTGAAAGTGAGACCTGTTGATTTTGCATAAAGGCGGATAAGACAATCAGGAAATAGCACTTTCATTACATAATCgtaattctgaaaaaaaaaattatggattTTTCAAACCTGTACTAGAAATAAATGTGCAAATGAGAAAGGAACTAAAATTTGATTATAGCGTTATATATAGTTACCTTCATGTCGGATTTGCAAAATGTTTGAGTTATCATTTCCATTACCATCTCTATTTGTGCATTAAGCATATTTCCAAAATAAATATTCCATGACATAGCCGCTAAAACACAAagggaaaaagaaaattatcttcGAAGTATCAAAAATACTCTCCACACACAATGTTGATATGTTCAAGGCGTTTCTCATCAGTCAATATAATTATGAAAGGAAGGCTATATTGTATCAATCGACattaagctgagaatgatgatgatgaaacttAAGAGGTTGAAGATTTTAAAGTCGAAAAATCACTCCTGAATTTGTATAGTATAGAGAGCTGGGTGTAGGGCAGTGATTTAGGCGTCATTAATGAATAACGTTACACACACAGATAGTAAACAGTGCTAAGCTATAGTTATTTTAGGGGCAAAATtactaaacatttttaaatatacttgtttgttgaaattttataatacattttaaTAGAAACACACCAAACTTACTTTTTTGAAGAATACTGGCTGCCTTGTATGACTGATGTCGTTCCGAGTatatctaaaatataaaataataagataaataagagtCTTGCTGTTTTTTAGATAAACAGATTTGGGATAAGTATACCTAAGTTAAAAGTAAACCTACTAGTTCATTAGAGATATTAACCAAGGTTGGTATAATTTCCTTTATCATTGTTTGCCATTGTGGAAGTGGAATAAGCCTAATATAGAGGCATATTTTTTGTGATACAGATACAAATAAATGCTAAAACATCAAAGTAATCAAAGAAGTCAAAAACTAACCTTACATCCTTCTGTATTATACATTCATCTATTtcctacaaaaaaattatataacttAGACCCAACTTTTAACTTTAAAGTATGAAACCATCTGTATCTTAATTGTTACACTTACACTGATTTCTGTTTCACTTTTACTATTCGGTAGATCAAGTTCAACACacatttttgatttgtttgtgcTTACTGGATTGATCTTGGATGATGCTGTGTCAAGCAAAGTAAtctaaaaaaagtgatttttgaaattcaaaatATATAAACTAAAGAATatgttaacaaaaataaatacataaaaattacaaaaactaCACTGGACAAGTAGTCACTTCATTGGAtaagttatttaaattttctgtaACCTTACTTCGTTTAAAATTCTGTTTACAACTTCAGTGAcatcatttttaatattttgctcATGTTGCTCTGCAGCACAACCAAACCTTTTAACAACCTAAAATTTACATTGTCAAATTAAAGAATtgttaaaattgaaataaaataaaagttatgcAGCTGCATGCTCACTGACATAAGTAACAATTATATTTAGTCAGAAAATAAGAGCAAAACTAAACCTAAAGATTTACATTCACATAAAACAAAAATCTGCTAAcataaataaagaatttttgcaaatttaatttttgacctAATCATCTGCAGACTATAAAATACATTTCTTTGGTTCCCTTGTCTGCTTATGTTCGCTTTTGACATACACCTTTGTTTGCTTATTAGTACGTATATAATTAAAATTCCACCCTTTTTTCCTGTTTGCATTTCTAATAAGCATATATATACCTAAGAAACACGGAAACAGCCCTCGTGATGCTAATAACATAATGCAAAGATCAGGTGGTTAATACTTTTTCCATCTAACAATTAACATAACCAACAACTTGCTGAAATTAACCAATACAGTATTACACAGCCATAAATGACTTTTAAACAGGCATGTAAAGCAAATGTactttttcttctttgtttGTTAATAAGCTGCtttttaaaaactgtaaaatggaagagtaaaataattttttaattgtgtCATACTAATCTAGCCTAATCATTTCAACAGGACCATCAGCAAGTAATTTCGAAGACTATCAATTCTtgtgacaaaatatgaaaagttATAAGTGAAGAATTGTTTTTCACTGAATACACACCTCAAACACTTCTGCTACAGCTGATTCTGTACATTCAAAATCTACTGGTCCTTCAACTTTTGCCAGAACTCTTTCATTACATTTGTctataaaataacaaacaaagaaTATAAACTTGATCATTTAACAAGTGTGAGCTCCATTCAATGTTAGGCAACATAAATTTGTAAGAACCCACTATTGAACACATCTATAGTTTTCTGTTTCCATTGCATGTCAAATTATTTATTAGCAGTTACAACACATAAATATAACATATACAAAATGCAGATATAAAACATACCTAAAAATTGATTATAATTGAATCTAAAGTCGCGTTCTCCTACAGTGAAGATATCATTATCTTTTAACTTGTTAGGAAACATTATTTTGCGACAATTCAATAACGTGATTTGTGACATTGCCATATTTTCCAAGTATATCTGCAAGAACAAATTGAACTTTAATAAGTATTACATAACACAAAAACCTTTTCTGAATGCCATTATTTAATAACAGaaaatttttcaagaaaaatgaaaacccAAATTGCATATTTTAACAGAAAGACTTACATCGTTTTTTCCAATGACTTTTAATTTGCAATGAAGCGCCTCAACATTTTTACTCCGTACCCTGATGTCACTGTCAACATCACtataaaatttgacaaaaaacctAGCTgaaaatttccttatttttgttataaaaaattataataagtaACAATGTGTTTAGAAAAATGTGCACCATACTTACTTTCCAATTGTTACCATTTCTTTTTCCAAGATAATAGGATAGGCCATGCCATCAGTTCCATTCCTTGTAATAACTGTTATGGTACCTACCAATACAAATGATTCTTGAAGATTTCgctatataaaaaatgtatacacATATATTTACCATtgtcaaaaacaagaaaaattcaAACACTTTGTGCCAACTGTATTAAAAAAGACACCCACACAGCTACTTATAGttctaaaaatatgttaaaaaggtGAGTATGGATTGTGTGATTCTATAATATGTGGAATATGATATTTCTGTATATAATTCagtttatattaaatatattaataGTATTAATTATATTAGCCagtttatattatattaaaaattgCCTTCCATAAAgaataattttcacaaattagtcattttaaaaaatttcaaatatttatttttggaaTAAATGTTTGAAACGAATAATTTCAACTTGCTTTGCAGTGAATTAGTTTGCAGTTTTAGTTTAGGTCCTTATAAATTATTTGGGATTACAATTAAAGCTGCTTAAAAGATTCAGAAATCCTTTTGTTTTGTCGATACAAAACTtcctagaaataaaaatatactgctaaaaataagaaaaaggtatataatagtatatatataataggtATATACACACAAAAGACTGTTTTTTACCTTACTATTACCAAAACTCATGATAAAATATGCTTCCTACTTTTCTTGTGACCTGCTTTGACAATTCCaacttgaaaaatgatttttttattccgacaatgtaaaatatatatgaaaTGCTTGAGCATAGCACAACTGCAGTGTGATATAAAAGAAAGCTTAATTGTTTACTTAACTAAGTTATCATAATAAAAACTGGTGATATAAGTTTTATGAAAGCATGGCTACAACAGGCAACacacttttttaacaataatttataaCAGCTTTTGTTATGatttgatattattttgataAGGAATAATATATCTATAAACAACACTGGTTGTTTAAAACAAATGTGTGGGGTCTCCAGAAAAACAACTTCAAGCATggtcaatatttttaataaacaagagaaaaataaacaaaatgttttaaaaacaaataggtGTGAGTCTCTAGAAAAACAACTTCAAGCATGGCtattgtctttaaaaaaacaagaaaaacataagtaagaataaatttagtgaaaataaaatgagCTTTTAAACAAACGCTCAGAGGTCATATCAAAATACCAACATGAGAATAAGGACTATATAAAAACACACTACAGCAATATACTTAACTACACAAAAAGACTACCAAGAAACATAATGCTATTGTTAAATGACCATAGCTATAGCTCTTTAATTCTACTAATGTTATTTCATTGAACAAACCTAAAAAGTTCAGATTGCTATTTGGGGTGTTACTAGCTACAAAACGTTAGCTAGCTATGCACTTTGGTTGcccacaaaaaatatatttacataagcatttacaacatttaaaactgttaaaggacaaaataaaacttaccaaagaaaaaaagcttttctgtttcttatATCTGATTgatatgattaaaaaacaacaacaacaatcctTAACTGAGAGTATCTTTCACGCCGCAAGCCGCCCttatgatttatttttaatatttgcacATGCGCGTTGACGTAGAAAACGTAACCGCCATGTCGTGGGTAACCGACGTAACCTAAGCGTAACCTACCGCTGGGTAGGAAACGTAACCGTCGTACGTAGGAAAGGTAACCGACGTAGAAAACGTAACCTAAAACAGTAGGATTCGGTACTGTTTTCGGTCAGGAGAGTAACTGTgaatatatctatctatctatctatctatctatctatctatctatctaaccaTGGCTTATGGATAGTATTTAAGGCTTATTTTAGGGTTCTTATTCTGCCAGACAACCTCCAACaccatccaacggcccacacagtgtgccatttcTGCCATTTTCCCTTACGCGGGTGGGGTAAACTCGTGGCTATGGcaacattcactcacccatatTGTGTCACAGCAAATGGGAATTAAACCCGAATCTGCTGCACAAGGTGCGAGAGTTATAACTACAAAGCTACGGAATCAAGTTTGTAATATTACCAAGTGAGTTAGACAAAAAATGtgattgtaaatattttagatgGTGGCCATTGCTCATtgtgttaaaatgtttttttaacggCTACCAAAGCCAGAATGgtacttttttgaaattatagACAGTCTTATTTTTAGAGATGTCTGTCAGGAGAGCTGTCATTCATGTTCCTTTTCAGGACTAAATAAATATCCTTTGACCTTGTTTTATATTTGGATGGCATAGTATATGTACTTGAAATACTCGATTTAGGAGCACTATGCAAGAATTTTAAGTTTTCCCCTGTTCTTGTATTGCCACGAAAGAGCTTTATCAGGTCTGCTTTCGCAAAAGTTTTCTTTTATTGGAGGCAAAGTGTATGAGGCGGATAATAAAATTTGCACATCTTGCATAACTTGCTTGAGCATTAGCTTAGCATTAGCATTAGTATTATTAGCTGGTTTTTGTGTTTGGAAATATACAATGAATTTATTTCTGACCTGATCCCAATTGTCCTCCAATGTACTAACAAAACCTTGTGCCAAGTTTTCTTTATCTCTGTTTACAGGAGTTAAACTTTCTCTGACTTTTCTGAACCCCAAAAAGCCTGgcctgaatagggttaaatgaACAGAAATTTTTTAAGTTGATCCAATAGTGACCTGCTACTAATTTTATCAAATCAAAACCACGTTAAAAAAGCACGGGCTCTTTAAATCTCTCTACATGTATATATTGTAGAAATCGTGGTTCTGTACAATATTTTGTATACAACATAAAGCAACGCTCTGGTGACCATATCTTTTGTATATGAGTAGGGTTTTAGCCAGTAGCAAGTTGCTGTCTAAAAAAGTCTtggaatataaaaaatactgCAACAGGTTTTTTGGCTCTGTAAGAAAATAGTCATAGCTAAATGGCTTTTGTAGTAAATGTGTTAACTGGTTTTCCACAAAAACAATTGTAATTTTCCACCAAAAATGTAATGCATGTCTAAATTGACCCAAATTTTCCATTGTCTCTTAGCTGACAACAAACAAATAGCCTGGACAGTGCTATTGTTTGTTTATCAGTGTTTGTCACTGCATTtaacatatataattttttttatttgctgctTTGTCTAACATTTCATAGTAGAATGACAGCATGCCATTTCTTGAAGTACCATCTCTCATGAATTATATTATGCTTTAATTTATTATATGGATAAATACTTCACAGCAAATAGTAGCTTACATTTTGGTAAAGGCATTATCAagctaaaaaattgttcaaataTGTAGTCACAACTTTTTCTACGTCTGTTTACAGTACAAATATTAATTATGGCCATTCTTATTCAAATCTAACACTTACTGTGGCTGACAATTGCGACACTAAAatgaaaagcattttttttaaaaaaaaaaaagttgaagttTACCATTTTTAATTATACTCTTACCGTTATATATagatgaggatgatgatgatgatgacaatgAGGAGGAAGATGAGGACGAGGAAGACCCAATAGATCCTATGGATACTTTGCGTGAATCATGCGCGAGTATGAAGAAATGCAGtgatttttatgctaaatttgAGCAATGCGAAGAACGTGTGAAATCAAAAGCACATACAGAAGAAACCTGCAGCGAGGAAATATTAGACTTTTTTCATTGTCAAGATACTTGTATGGCTAAAGATTTGTTTAGTAAATTGAAGTGAAAACACATGGCTGTGTATTTTTATAGACCCGTTGTTCAAttgtagttaaattttagctgaATATAAATTCTGCAAGCATTGTCTTGTTATGGTGTTTTAATTTATCAGTTTATTACTCTTTGTTGTGTTGGAGGCTTAAAAAGGGTCTTAAATGCCCCTTGTTAATAATGTGAGCATGATGAGGTTATTATACGGTTGCTGTAAGACTGAGGAAATATAATCACCATAGAGACAAATACGAAgtcaaattttaagtttttctgtGTTATGTTATTTCTCTTTATGTCTGTAAAATGAAACCTTTTTATGTTATGGAAATACACCTGAATGTCAAACAATGAAAGTAACTAATTGTTGTATAATtccttttgaatatttaattcaaCATAGCTAACATCATCAGTCTGGTATGAGTGATGTTTTCTATTTAAAAGGTTGCATAGTGTGTtgtcaaatttaattttaatcctACCCATGTTTTTGTCGTTctcaaagttttattttagttttaaacAAACATGAGTGGTGATTGCGATGAACAGATTAACTTGTATACATTTTCAAATCCAAACGAGCCTATTAAATGTCCAAAACTACCCTACCTTGGCAACTGCAGAAGTGTTGCAGAATTCGAAAAATTAAATCGTATTGGTGAAGGAACTTATGGAGTTGTCTATCGGGCAAAAGATACTTTATCTGGTAAAATAGTGGCTTTAAAACGTGTATGCATGGATAAAGATAAAGAAGGCTTACCTATAAGCAGTTTACGAGAAGTGACTCTGTTGCTGAAACTTCAACACAGAAATATAGTGCGATTAAAAGAAGTTGTTGTAGGTCGCAAGTTGGAGTATGTGTTTTTAGTAATGGAATATTGTGAACATGACTTAGCCAGTCTGCTAGACAATATGAAAAATCCTTTTACAGAAGCACAAATCAAATGCCTTCTGATGCAACTACTGGAAGGTGTGAATTATCTACATGATCGTTTTATTATACACAGAGATATTAAAGTTTCGAATTTGCTACTAAGCAACAATGGAAGATTAAAAATAGGTAACGTATGATTGTTTTGTGTTTAAATAATTCGTAGCATGAGAAGAAGGGTATTTAAAAAGGTGTGGTTTATTAGAGAATTATGTGTATGTTACATGCACACCGCATGTGGATTTTTACTTATCTATatgtctttgtttatttttttttctactttacaTCTGTTTGTAATATGTCTATTAATATGCATTATTGCTGTTTTGGGGTAGTGACCATGCTTGAAACAAACAATAAACTTACATCTTTAGCTGGTGCTTTttttctgggagcctaatcccagtGTGTTACACCTTCCTGCCATCCCTATAGACCtctttgtaaatatttaaatgtattATTAGCTGATTTTGGTTTGGCAAGAACCTGTGGTAAGCCACACAAAGAAATGACGCCAGTGGTTGTTACTCTATGGTATCGATGTCCTGAGCTGTTGCTTGGCTCAAGAAAGCATACATCCGCCATAGATATGTGGGCTGTTGGCTGTGTTATGGGGGAACTGCTGCTTTCTAAACCTTTAATGCCAGGTTAGTTCTgtttttgtaaatgtttttatCGCGAATTGCGAATTTTTTAAGGGCAAAGTTTTAATGATTAATTAACAGGTCGTCAGACATTTGCAAAGTTATTGTGAATGTGTATAAGGAGAAAGTCAGGATTATTTGCAATTCCTCtcataagtaagtaagtaacggaaAGTTTTAACGTCGTTgaggattccatcctaacggttgAATCTTCCTCCCcttcgactgtaactatgttacattaccgccagagatcGTATagtattgctctaacttgcttgtctGCCACACAAACCGGACAgaggtcagtagatggcaccaaaagGGGCTAACAACACTGCATTAaaagtgcgccggagtggggactcgaacctgaaaccttatgattcgagtcgaatgcgctaccactacaccagcTCCCCTTGTTCCGCTCATAATGGAAAATGTCACAAATTTTCGGCTTAATTGGTCAATTTagatagttttttatttttaaatgtcagTCAAAATTGTATTACAAATCTATATTCTG
This window contains:
- the LOC130645497 gene encoding cyclin-dependent kinase 10-like, producing the protein MSGDCDEQINLYTFSNPNEPIKCPKLPYLGNCRSVAEFEKLNRIGEGTYGVVYRAKDTLSGKIVALKRVCMDKDKEGLPISSLREVTLLLKLQHRNIVRLKEVVVGRKLEYVFLVMEYCEHDLASLLDNMKNPFTEAQIKCLLMQLLEGVNYLHDRFIIHRDIKVSNLLLSNNGRLKIADFGLARTCGKPHKEMTPVVVTLWYRCPELLLGSRKHTSAIDMWAVGCVMGELLLSKPLMPGRSEIHQMQLIIDLLGSPNEKIWPSYVDLPGAKNFTFKHQPYNNLKQRFPWLSSSGILLMNNMFMFDPEKRITACDSLKSSYFKDRPLPVEKAMLPTFPEHRNFLRAWKTTPEDGPEYTRKDGKRKKNTKVTEKLREHLKVKKKKKK